The Candidatus Roseilinea sp. sequence AGACGGCAGCGACCTCCGCTGCTGTCGGGCACTGCCGGCCGCTGCCGAGCTTCTGCACCTTCGCTGCACCCACACAATTGGCAAACTCTGCCGCTCTGCGCACGTCACGATGCTTCAGCCAGGCCACGGCAAAACCGGCCGCGAAGGCATCGCCCGCAGCGGTCGTATCGCGCACCGGCACAGGGATGCCCGGGACGACGTATTCGCCGTCCACGGTGAAGACGATGCATCCTGCGCCCCCCCGCTTGATGACGACGTGACGCGTCCCTTGCGCCAGCATCCGCCGCGCTGCGCCCGCCTCGGTGCGTTCTCCGGTGAAGCGCATCGCTTCATCCGCAGTCAACAAGCTCACCTCGCTCAGCCGGACAATCTCGAGCGCCGCCTCACGCGCGCCGGTTTCAGAGACGATCGGGCCGAGGTCGTTCATCACCGGCACGCCGGCTTCGGCCGCGAGGCGCGTCGCCTCGACGGCAGCACCCGCCACGCGCCGCTCGTGCAATGCGTAGCCCGGCATGAAGAACAGATCGGCGCTCCGGATCAATGCGACCGAACGCGCATCCAGCACGAACGGCGGGCCCATCCCATCGCGAACGAGAAAGACGTGCTGGCCGGCGTCATCCACGATCACCAGCACCAGCACGTTCACGCTGCCGGCGCCGCGTTGCGTATAGCTCACATCCACACCTTCGGCCTGCAGCATGTCATACACGGCCTGGCCATAGGCGTCCTCGCCGACTGCCCCGAAGGCGACGGCACGCGCGCCCAGGCGCGCAGCGGTGATGAGGAAATTGCCGGCGCCGCCCGGCTCGACGCTGATGGCATGAATGCGTTGCACGCGCTCAGGCTCAATCGGCAAGCGCTCGACGGCCATCACCAGATCGGTCACCAAATCGCCATAACACACGACCCGCGGGGCGTTGGGTTGCGACACTTCGGACATAGGCACGCATCGT is a genomic window containing:
- the rbsK gene encoding ribokinase, whose amino-acid sequence is MSEVSQPNAPRVVCYGDLVTDLVMAVERLPIEPERVQRIHAISVEPGGAGNFLITAARLGARAVAFGAVGEDAYGQAVYDMLQAEGVDVSYTQRGAGSVNVLVLVIVDDAGQHVFLVRDGMGPPFVLDARSVALIRSADLFFMPGYALHERRVAGAAVEATRLAAEAGVPVMNDLGPIVSETGAREAALEIVRLSEVSLLTADEAMRFTGERTEAGAARRMLAQGTRHVVIKRGGAGCIVFTVDGEYVVPGIPVPVRDTTAAGDAFAAGFAVAWLKHRDVRRAAEFANCVGAAKVQKLGSGRQCPTAAEVAAVCAGVTSYAS